Below is a window of Haloterrigena alkaliphila DNA.
AACTCCGGACAGACGATGACCGCCGCCATGGTGCAGGCGGTGACGACGGATCTGGCCGGCGGAACCGACGGCTACTACTCGATGTTCGCGATCGGATTGACGCTGTTCGCCATCACCTTCAGTATGAACCTGCTCAGCAACCGTATCGCCGCACGCTACCGGGAGGAGTACCAATGAACCGAGCGACCACCGCGAACGTCACGTTCACAACGGAGGTGGATCGCTGATGGCGACGACCGACGAGCCGACGGACTCCTGGTTCGGCGCGGACGGGCAGGTGAGCCAGCTCCGCGGTGTGCTGTTCAAAGCCGGCTGCCTCGGCGCGACGCTGCTCGCGCTGTTCCTCGTGTTCGTCTTCCTCGTCTACGTGGCGGTCGACGCGATCGAACCGGGAACGGCCGACCCGGCCTGGTGGGCGACGGTCGTCGCGACCGTCGCTGTTCCGGGGGCCACCCTCGCGATCTACTACTACCGCTTCGATCCACGGGCGGGTGAAGTCGCGTACACGGCGCTCGGACTGCCCGTCGCCGCGACGCTGCTCGCCGGCGGCGTCGGCATCGTTTTCAGACACATCGTCAGCCCGTACGAGTGGCTCGCGCTCGTCGTCGCGGCGCTCGTCGCGTACGGCGCGCTCGAGGCCCACGAACGAGTTCGGAGGGCCGGCGCGTTCGAGCGGGCCGCAGTTGCCGTTGTCGTGCTCGCGCTCACGATCGTCGGACTCCCGGGACTCGTCCCGAGCCTTCGAGGGATGATACTGTCGCTCCCGGTCCTTCCGACGGCATCGCTATCGCTGCTGGGTACGTTCGTCGCACCGATCGCGCTGGCTGCCGGCTGGTACGTCCGTCGCGTCCGCGAGAGCGAGCGCGCGGGCCTGATCGCCGGCGGCGCGACGTTCGCCGCGGCCGCTCTGGGCGTCGCCGCCGAACCGATCGCGGGCGTCTCCTGGACGACGTGGATCATCCTGACGACGGTCATTGGCGTTCCCGTCGGTCTGTACGTTGAGGGCGTTCTCAGACGCGGCGAGGGCATCTCCGGACTCGCGTTACCCGTCGTACTCGCGGCCGGCGCGGTCGTCTGCGCCGTCGTCGTCGAAACGGCCGGGTTCACCGGGCCCGACGTCTGGCTCGATTGGGAGTTCCTGACTACCGCTCACAACCGGACACCGCGTGAAGCCGGGATCTATCCCGCGCTCGTCGGATCGGTGATGATGATCATCGTCGTGGCCGTCGCGGCGTTCCCCGTGGGCGTCGGCGCCGCGATCTACCTCGAGGAGTACGCGCCGAACGAGGGACTACTCGGATCGTTCGTCGAACTCATCGAGGTCAATATCGCGAACCTCGCCGGGGTGCCGTCGGTGGTCTACGGACTGCTCGGGCTGGCTCTGTTCGTCAAATCGGGCGGGTTGCAACCCGGCATCGTTATCGTGGGCGGCCTGACGGTCGCGCTGCTCATTCTACCGATCGTCATCGTCTCCGCCCAGGAGGCGATCCGAGCGGTCCCCGACTCCCAGCGAGAGGCGGCCTACGGCATGGGCGCGACGAGGTGGCAGACGGTCCGGAGCGTCGTCCTGCCGCGGGCGATGCCCGGCATCATGACCGGAACGATCCTCGCGCTCGGCCGCGCGATCGGCGAGACGGCGCCGCTGCTGATGGTCGGCGTCGCGGCGGTCGTCCGGATCTCGCCGGATTCGTTCTACGGGCTGTTCAACGCGATGCCGCGACAGCTCTACTCGTGGGCGCAGTTAGCGAAGCCCGACTTCTATCACGGCGTCCTGGCAGCTGGCGTCCTCGTGCTGCTCGTCGTCCTCCTGATGATGAACGGCACCGCGATCCTCCTTCGCAACAAGTATCAACGAAGCGACTGACCGTTTCCGCTTCTCATTCTTGACGGACGGGCTCGGAATCGTTCCGTCTCGAACCCGCGGGATGACCCCGCTCGAGCGAGTCACACGCCGCCGGTTTAGCGACGGCGCGCGGAGTTCGGGACGCCGTCGACTACGACTCCGACCCGCTCACACAGTACTCCTACAGTCGTCACGGGACCGGTCCGTACCCCTCCTAGCAATCGTCTTGTGTCGATCCGTCGTCGGTTCCGGTGATGGCCAACGATCCCCAGACCTGCCCGATCTGCGAGTTCAGTAGCGACGCCGAGACGGACGTTTACACGCACCTGCTGACCAGTCACCGGAAGCGCGCGATCACCGAGACGTTACTCGAGGTCCGGCCCGCGCACGCGCCGCAACGATAAACGCGGCGAGCGGCGTCCCGTTTTCACTCCTCCCCGAAGCGACCCGGGCTCGACCGAACGCGACCCGAGCCCGACGGCGGCCGAAACGACCTGTACGAAAGAGCGCTGCCGGGTCCGCGCCGCGCGCCGCGTCGGGAGTCGCCGCCAGGTCGGTGTGATGATGGCACGCACTCGGTCGGACGGCGACGGGGATCGATCGCACGTGCGATTCCTCGAGGATGACGAGGGTAACTGGCTGG
It encodes the following:
- the pstA gene encoding phosphate ABC transporter permease PstA, which codes for MATTDEPTDSWFGADGQVSQLRGVLFKAGCLGATLLALFLVFVFLVYVAVDAIEPGTADPAWWATVVATVAVPGATLAIYYYRFDPRAGEVAYTALGLPVAATLLAGGVGIVFRHIVSPYEWLALVVAALVAYGALEAHERVRRAGAFERAAVAVVVLALTIVGLPGLVPSLRGMILSLPVLPTASLSLLGTFVAPIALAAGWYVRRVRESERAGLIAGGATFAAAALGVAAEPIAGVSWTTWIILTTVIGVPVGLYVEGVLRRGEGISGLALPVVLAAGAVVCAVVVETAGFTGPDVWLDWEFLTTAHNRTPREAGIYPALVGSVMMIIVVAVAAFPVGVGAAIYLEEYAPNEGLLGSFVELIEVNIANLAGVPSVVYGLLGLALFVKSGGLQPGIVIVGGLTVALLILPIVIVSAQEAIRAVPDSQREAAYGMGATRWQTVRSVVLPRAMPGIMTGTILALGRAIGETAPLLMVGVAAVVRISPDSFYGLFNAMPRQLYSWAQLAKPDFYHGVLAAGVLVLLVVLLMMNGTAILLRNKYQRSD